From Actinopolymorpha cephalotaxi, one genomic window encodes:
- a CDS encoding BadF/BadG/BcrA/BcrD ATPase family protein — MPTSMPYVVAVDAGGTQTRVGCFGLEGWLLARAVGAGGSPSHNHAAAENVCSTIAAAVTEGGLAVEDAVAMAAGVAGYPIDGEADWIGAFFDGSALTCPRHVVNDAVIAHRGALAGAPGVIVVGGTGSMVAAITADGTVLASGRFQHYAGGARHLVFDVMHRILLGEYADADLTFVGTVLAWWGARDVADLRRIVLGLGGLDHNDVKRRYGGLAPAVTAAAGTSPLADAAVTRLAEKTAAGVRLLAPLVSDVAVPVALAGALATAPEFADRIGPLLSADSAPTVGVVTAALDPLGGAALTALQSVGVPVTPEILGRLQVSTVH, encoded by the coding sequence ATGCCGACTTCCATGCCGTACGTCGTCGCGGTCGACGCCGGTGGAACGCAAACCAGGGTTGGTTGTTTCGGTCTCGAGGGTTGGTTGCTGGCCCGGGCTGTCGGGGCAGGCGGGTCGCCCTCTCACAATCACGCCGCCGCCGAGAACGTCTGTTCCACGATCGCCGCGGCGGTGACCGAGGGCGGGCTCGCGGTCGAGGACGCGGTCGCGATGGCGGCAGGCGTGGCGGGGTACCCGATCGACGGTGAAGCGGACTGGATCGGCGCGTTCTTCGACGGATCCGCGCTGACCTGCCCGCGGCACGTGGTCAACGACGCGGTCATCGCGCATCGCGGCGCGCTCGCCGGAGCGCCGGGAGTCATCGTCGTCGGCGGCACCGGTTCGATGGTCGCGGCGATCACCGCCGACGGCACGGTGCTCGCGAGCGGCCGGTTCCAGCACTACGCCGGTGGTGCGCGGCACCTCGTCTTCGACGTGATGCACCGCATCCTGCTCGGCGAGTACGCCGACGCCGATCTGACATTCGTCGGGACGGTGCTGGCCTGGTGGGGCGCCCGCGACGTCGCGGACCTCCGGCGGATCGTTCTCGGGCTCGGCGGCCTGGACCACAACGACGTGAAGCGCCGCTACGGCGGACTGGCGCCCGCGGTCACCGCTGCCGCGGGCACCTCCCCGCTCGCCGACGCGGCGGTGACCCGGCTGGCCGAGAAGACCGCGGCCGGCGTCCGGCTGCTGGCTCCGTTGGTCAGCGACGTCGCCGTGCCGGTGGCGTTGGCGGGCGCGCTGGCCACCGCCCCCGAGTTCGCCGACCGGATCGGCCCGCTTCTCTCCGCTGATTCCGCGCCCACGGTCGGCGTCGTGACTGCCGCACTCGACCCGCTCGGCGGTGCGGCGCTGACGGCGTTGCAGTCCGTCGGCGTACCCGTCACGCCCGAGATCCTCGGCCGGCTTCAGGTCTCGACCGTTCATTGA
- a CDS encoding GNAT family N-acetyltransferase, translated as MREPACVGALIRDSQHRVYAQRRSPDRRLLPGIWDVVGGHVEAGETPEQALAREVEEETGWRLRSVEAVVADWEWSHEGVVRRELDYLVEVDGDLTSPRLEEGKHDAYAWVGPADLDLMMVDRTDGDRRLRDVVAKAIRTRFTDRLRLEPVGPEHAEDLWTMHQDAAVAEWNGGRWTIEAARANAAEWGAAWERDGVHKWVAYARTDDGPAKRDELIGRGGLSRAVVDGTECLELGWNLRDRFRGQGYASEIGRAGMAFAFDQLGADEVVAFTERHNLRSRAVMERIGMGFVREFTSPGLVEGREGVHDDAVFALYAADRRTSRPTT; from the coding sequence ATGCGTGAACCTGCCTGTGTCGGCGCCCTCATCCGTGACTCCCAGCACCGGGTCTACGCCCAGCGCCGGAGCCCGGACCGTCGGCTGCTGCCCGGGATCTGGGATGTCGTGGGCGGGCACGTCGAGGCCGGCGAGACGCCGGAGCAGGCGCTGGCCCGGGAGGTCGAGGAGGAGACCGGCTGGCGGCTGCGGAGCGTCGAAGCGGTGGTCGCCGACTGGGAGTGGTCCCACGAAGGTGTCGTACGCCGGGAGCTCGACTATCTCGTCGAGGTGGACGGAGACCTCACCTCTCCCCGGTTGGAGGAGGGCAAGCACGATGCCTACGCCTGGGTGGGACCCGCCGACCTCGATCTGATGATGGTCGACCGTACCGACGGCGACCGGCGGCTGCGGGACGTGGTGGCGAAGGCGATTCGCACCAGGTTCACCGACCGGCTCCGGCTCGAACCCGTCGGCCCTGAGCACGCCGAGGATCTGTGGACGATGCACCAGGACGCGGCGGTCGCCGAGTGGAACGGCGGCCGGTGGACCATCGAGGCCGCGCGGGCCAACGCGGCCGAGTGGGGCGCGGCATGGGAACGCGACGGGGTGCACAAGTGGGTCGCGTACGCCCGCACCGACGATGGGCCGGCCAAGCGGGACGAGCTGATCGGCCGGGGCGGGCTGTCCCGAGCCGTCGTCGACGGCACGGAGTGCCTCGAGCTGGGCTGGAACCTGCGGGACCGTTTCCGCGGGCAGGGATACGCGAGCGAGATCGGCCGGGCGGGGATGGCGTTCGCGTTCGACCAACTCGGCGCCGACGAGGTGGTGGCGTTCACCGAACGGCACAATCTCCGGTCGCGTGCGGTGATGGAACGCATCGGTATGGGGTTCGTCCGGGAGTTCACCTCGCCCGGTCTGGTGGAAGGCCGCGAGGGCGTCCACGACGATGCCGTCTTCGCGCTGTACGCCGCGGACCGCAGGACGTCTCGGCCCACGACGTAG
- a CDS encoding DUF4832 domain-containing protein, which yields MPRRLSATVALVCGLALLPALPAFASPASTSSAATRHSSPGDGQRTERTYAPSDQTIANPERGFYHHTETHFRADGSGYEPLDLATLRGWREREHVTQILRVFYLEKFAGTDTIDPAYLARVQADFATARAAGVKVIVRFAYAQPKDDWPYQPPYGDAPKDRVLRHIAQLAPVLRANADVIATVQAGFIGLWGEGYYTDHFVADPLHPENVTPQDWANRREVFLALLRALPASRTIQVRTMLMKQKTVDRPTGADGALTPEEAFNGTPVARIGHHNDCFLASPDDFGTFLSDPITLDQEYLAQDSRFVPVGGETCNVNPPRSEWPSAVAEMERYHYSYLNSDYNKDVLGSWGANIEEARQRLGYRLRLTTGDFSDGVRPGHSFTANLGLRNDGFAAPYNPRSVRLVLTGAHRSYEVPLPADPRRWEPGTPIQLNSRICASLPPGRYALSLDLPSPEHRLRSQALLPGTDTSYHAAYAIQLANTGVWDSRTGYNDLGQSVVVGRDQAPSTSCAGGLRPHPLPRQ from the coding sequence GTGCCGAGGAGACTGTCCGCAACCGTCGCGCTCGTGTGCGGCCTGGCCCTGCTACCCGCCCTGCCCGCGTTCGCATCACCGGCTTCCACGTCGTCCGCGGCCACTCGTCACTCCAGTCCCGGCGACGGGCAGCGCACCGAGCGGACCTACGCGCCGAGCGACCAGACCATCGCGAACCCCGAGCGCGGCTTCTACCACCACACCGAGACGCACTTCCGCGCCGATGGTTCGGGGTACGAGCCGCTGGACCTGGCCACGCTGCGCGGCTGGCGCGAACGCGAGCACGTCACCCAGATCCTTCGGGTCTTCTACCTGGAGAAGTTCGCGGGCACCGACACGATCGACCCGGCTTACCTGGCCCGCGTCCAGGCCGACTTCGCCACCGCCCGCGCGGCCGGCGTCAAGGTGATCGTGCGGTTCGCGTACGCGCAGCCGAAGGACGACTGGCCCTACCAGCCGCCGTACGGCGACGCCCCGAAGGATCGCGTCCTGCGCCACATCGCTCAGCTCGCGCCCGTCCTGCGGGCGAACGCCGACGTGATCGCCACCGTGCAGGCCGGCTTCATCGGGTTGTGGGGCGAGGGCTACTACACCGACCACTTCGTCGCCGACCCCCTCCACCCCGAGAACGTCACGCCGCAGGACTGGGCCAACCGGCGTGAGGTGTTCCTCGCCCTGCTGCGCGCGCTGCCGGCCAGCCGCACCATCCAGGTCCGCACGATGCTGATGAAGCAGAAGACGGTCGACCGGCCCACCGGGGCGGATGGAGCACTCACGCCTGAGGAGGCGTTCAACGGCACGCCCGTCGCGCGCATCGGGCACCACAACGACTGCTTCCTCGCCAGCCCGGACGACTTCGGCACCTTCCTGTCCGACCCGATCACGCTGGACCAGGAGTACCTCGCCCAGGACTCGAGGTTCGTCCCGGTCGGTGGCGAGACGTGCAACGTCAACCCGCCGCGTTCGGAATGGCCCAGTGCGGTCGCGGAGATGGAGCGCTACCACTACAGCTACCTCAACTCCGACTACAACAAGGACGTGCTGGGCAGCTGGGGCGCGAACATCGAGGAGGCCCGGCAGCGGCTGGGCTACCGGCTGCGGCTCACCACCGGCGACTTCTCCGACGGCGTGCGGCCGGGGCATTCGTTCACCGCCAATCTGGGCCTGCGCAACGACGGTTTCGCCGCGCCGTACAACCCGCGTTCGGTCCGCCTGGTGCTCACCGGCGCACACCGGTCCTACGAGGTTCCGCTGCCGGCCGACCCGCGCCGCTGGGAGCCGGGCACGCCGATCCAGCTGAACTCCCGGATCTGCGCAAGCCTCCCACCGGGGCGGTACGCCCTGTCCCTGGACCTGCCCTCGCCCGAACACCGGCTGCGGTCGCAGGCTCTGCTCCCTGGCACCGACACGAGCTACCACGCGGCGTACGCGATCCAGCTCGCCAACACCGGCGTGTGGGACTCGCGTACCGGCTACAACGACCTCGGGCAGTCCGTCGTCGTCGGCCGCGACCAGGCACCCTCCACGTCCTGCGCCGGCGGACTGCGGCCGCACCCACTGCCGCGACAGTAG
- a CDS encoding DUF1330 domain-containing protein codes for MPAYVISEVDIVDRAAADRYRTLAAESIARHGGRYVVRGAEPFVPEGKWPESARVVVVEFASMARAREWYDSDDYAEALAIRRTALDRRLLFVEGVEGV; via the coding sequence ATGCCTGCTTACGTGATCTCCGAGGTCGACATCGTCGACCGGGCCGCCGCCGACCGCTATCGCACGCTCGCGGCCGAGTCCATCGCCCGCCACGGTGGCCGCTACGTCGTGCGGGGCGCCGAGCCGTTCGTACCCGAAGGAAAGTGGCCGGAGTCGGCGCGGGTGGTCGTGGTCGAGTTCGCCTCGATGGCGCGGGCACGGGAGTGGTACGACTCCGACGACTATGCCGAGGCGCTGGCGATCCGCCGGACCGCACTGGACCGCCGGTTGCTGTTCGTGGAGGGCGTGGAGGGCGTGTGA
- a CDS encoding HNH endonuclease signature motif containing protein: MHSTTQDLPGSGGSGTVARLKAAVGMFRAGLDDALATPTTYVDARALGELISELTVEESRFDALKLGWVRQAEACDIGKTTGAATTAAWLRTTQRMGMKDSYATVNLARDLDRTVTLTARAMARGEVSFRHAQVIAAAITDLPKWISLEQRVKAEEYLIDEARRRNPDDVRVLGRALLQYLAPEEWERRLGKELGDEEQAAQCARSLKYVPNGSPGSETVVIKLPVLEMEQLRKIIEMLVAADKRAEPDDRPLDQRRGDAFAELVAAMAEWEASPNRGRGRDCVTVLIHLQQLMAGVGFGTIDDLNPVRPMPCGCQTPDAKRQAQRKARKRASTNDATAATGTKPSKKAETAQPGKNPGGTEAAMPEDAEPSSCGEPSADTKPSENADDTGPDARSGHAVTNHDDADDPDVTSGPTAEPADASEPGDHYDAGDPDVTSDPVQIKSAAGTGDPAAAPTGAETTATAPKGQPDNEKPPPRQPDPPTGVAERIPAPREPGQPPQPNTATGTGPEAEPGPRWDPEPHTGPEDCDLGADADNDAEPDEGAAVPEAALDPHDGCQNCGGGGSARITGLRGEPLSVATIRRMACDANIIPVVLGGNGEVLDVGMADRFFTEAQRRALAVRDGSHCHFPECLVPERRCIAHHMTAWDDFGPTDLDNGVLLCRTHHTFVHHKGWQVRMGSHGHPEYIPPEWVDPHQNVRRP; the protein is encoded by the coding sequence ATGCATTCGACGACGCAGGACCTTCCCGGCAGCGGTGGCAGTGGCACCGTCGCCCGGTTGAAGGCTGCGGTCGGCATGTTCCGCGCCGGACTCGACGACGCCCTGGCCACCCCCACCACCTACGTCGACGCCCGCGCCCTCGGTGAGCTGATCAGCGAACTCACCGTGGAGGAGTCCCGGTTCGACGCGCTGAAACTCGGATGGGTACGTCAGGCAGAGGCCTGCGACATCGGCAAGACCACCGGCGCGGCGACCACGGCGGCCTGGCTGCGCACCACGCAGCGGATGGGCATGAAGGACTCCTACGCGACCGTCAACCTGGCCCGCGACCTGGACCGGACCGTGACGTTGACTGCCCGCGCCATGGCACGCGGGGAGGTCTCCTTTCGGCACGCTCAGGTGATCGCCGCCGCGATCACCGATCTGCCCAAATGGATCAGCCTCGAACAACGGGTGAAGGCCGAGGAGTACCTGATCGACGAAGCCAGGCGGCGTAACCCCGACGACGTGCGGGTGCTGGGGCGGGCGCTGCTGCAGTACCTCGCACCGGAGGAGTGGGAGAGACGGCTGGGCAAGGAACTCGGCGATGAGGAACAGGCCGCGCAGTGTGCACGGTCCCTGAAATACGTCCCGAACGGCAGCCCGGGGTCGGAGACGGTGGTGATCAAGCTGCCGGTGCTGGAGATGGAACAACTCCGCAAGATCATCGAAATGCTCGTCGCCGCCGACAAGCGCGCCGAACCTGACGACCGGCCGCTGGACCAGCGGCGCGGGGACGCGTTCGCCGAACTCGTCGCCGCGATGGCCGAGTGGGAGGCATCCCCCAACCGCGGCCGCGGCCGGGACTGCGTCACCGTCCTGATCCACCTGCAGCAGCTGATGGCAGGTGTCGGGTTCGGCACGATCGACGACCTCAACCCCGTCCGCCCCATGCCCTGCGGCTGCCAGACCCCCGACGCCAAACGCCAAGCACAGCGCAAGGCCCGCAAGCGCGCCAGCACCAACGACGCCACCGCCGCGACGGGCACCAAGCCCAGCAAGAAGGCCGAGACTGCCCAGCCGGGTAAGAATCCTGGCGGCACTGAGGCCGCCATGCCTGAGGACGCCGAGCCCAGCAGTTGCGGCGAGCCCAGTGCAGACACAAAGCCCAGCGAGAACGCCGACGACACCGGTCCCGACGCCCGGTCTGGCCATGCAGTCACCAACCACGACGACGCCGACGACCCGGACGTCACGAGCGGCCCCACCGCCGAGCCTGCTGACGCCAGTGAACCCGGCGACCATTACGACGCCGGCGACCCGGACGTGACGAGCGACCCCGTCCAGATCAAAAGCGCGGCCGGCACCGGCGACCCGGCGGCGGCTCCCACTGGCGCGGAGACCACAGCGACCGCGCCGAAAGGTCAACCGGACAACGAGAAACCACCGCCCCGTCAGCCGGACCCGCCGACCGGGGTCGCGGAGCGGATACCCGCACCGCGAGAACCCGGCCAGCCCCCACAACCGAACACCGCCACCGGTACCGGCCCCGAAGCTGAGCCGGGACCCCGATGGGATCCGGAACCACATACCGGACCTGAGGACTGCGACCTCGGAGCGGATGCCGACAACGACGCCGAACCCGACGAGGGTGCGGCGGTGCCGGAGGCTGCCCTCGATCCCCACGACGGGTGTCAGAACTGCGGTGGCGGCGGTTCAGCTCGCATCACCGGACTGCGTGGTGAGCCGCTGTCGGTGGCGACGATCCGGAGGATGGCGTGCGACGCGAACATCATCCCCGTCGTACTCGGCGGCAACGGCGAGGTCCTCGACGTCGGAATGGCCGACAGGTTCTTCACCGAAGCCCAACGCCGCGCCCTCGCCGTCCGCGACGGGTCCCACTGTCACTTCCCCGAATGCCTGGTACCCGAACGACGCTGCATCGCGCACCACATGACGGCGTGGGACGACTTCGGCCCGACGGACCTCGACAACGGGGTGCTGTTGTGCCGGACGCATCACACCTTCGTGCACCACAAGGGCTGGCAGGTGCGGATGGGCAGCCACGGCCACCCGGAGTACATCCCGCCGGAGTGGGTGGACCCGCACCAGAACGTGCGACGGCCATGA